One window of Camelus dromedarius isolate mCamDro1 chromosome 18, mCamDro1.pat, whole genome shotgun sequence genomic DNA carries:
- the GTSF1L gene encoding LOW QUALITY PROTEIN: gametocyte-specific factor 1-like (The sequence of the model RefSeq protein was modified relative to this genomic sequence to represent the inferred CDS: substituted 1 base at 1 genomic stop codon) produces MEPEALEICPYNPHHXIPLSRFQYHLASCRRKNPKKAKKMASCKYNTCHVVPIKKLEEHEAACVNRGTAEEEDSLSPLKVSLPSSKQDGNTPPTFVPQKLVCDSDTGESEREDHTPFLTISQKIIRPGE; encoded by the exons ATGGAGCCAGAAGCCTTAGAAATTTGCCCTTACAATCCTCACCACTGAATCCCACTCAGCAGATTTCAGTACCACCTGGCATCATGCAGGAGAAAGAACCCCAAGAAAGCCAAAAAGATGGCCAGCTGCAAATACAACACCTGCCACGTGGTCCCCATCAAAAAGCTGGAGGAGCACGAGGCTGCCTGTGTCAACAGAGGCACAGCGGAGGAAGAGGACAGCTTGAGCCCTCTGAAGGTCAGCCTTCCAAGTTCAAAGCAGGACGGAAACACCCCTCCG ACTTTTGTCCCCCAGAAGCTTGTCTGTGATAGCGACACAGGGGAGTCAGAGAGAGAGGACCACACGCCATTCCTGACCATCTCCCAGAAGATCATCAGACCAGGAGAGTAA